One segment of Natronosalvus halobius DNA contains the following:
- the acs gene encoding acetate--CoA ligase: MAEEPDTDEETELEARLAEGETYEPPASFVDQANVSDPEIYEEFAENWPECWERAADLLSWSQEYDTVLEDDDAPFYRWFTDGELNASYNCLDRHVENGAKNRAAIKWEGELGETRTYTYSDLLYEVEAFAASLRELGVQEDDVVTLYLPMIPELPIAMLACARIGAPHSVVFAGFSADALATRMNAADSEYLVTCDGYYRRGDPLNHKEKADKGLRGVDHDVETVVVDRLGDELNHFLGANAHDYEELVDAHEGETVEPVSRDAEDMLFLMYTSGTTGQPKGVKHTTGGYLSYAAWTSHAVLDVKPEDTYWCAADIGWITGHSYIVYGPLALGTTTVMYEGTPDYPEKDRLWELVEKNDVDIFYTAPTAIRAFMKWGKQYPDQHDLSSLRLLGTVGEPINPRAWQWYYDHIGDGECPIIDTWWQTETGGMMITTLPGIGEMKPGSAGPPLPGIDARIVDASGDQVEAGNAGYLTVNNPWPGMLRTLYNNDERFLSEYWQEYSDEESDEWVYFPEDGAKIDDDGYITILGRVDDVINVSGHRLGTMEIESAIVGVEGVAEAAVVGGDHDIKGEAVYAYVILEDDANATDSMRDRIIEGVEDAIGPIARPEEVIVTPELPKTRSGKIMRRLLEDIASGNELGDTSTLRNPDVVEDIAAQVGDD; encoded by the coding sequence ATGGCCGAGGAACCAGATACCGACGAGGAAACCGAACTCGAGGCGCGGTTAGCCGAGGGGGAGACCTACGAGCCGCCGGCGTCGTTCGTCGACCAGGCGAACGTGAGCGACCCCGAGATTTACGAGGAGTTCGCAGAGAACTGGCCGGAGTGTTGGGAGCGCGCCGCGGACCTGCTCTCCTGGAGCCAGGAGTACGACACCGTCCTCGAGGACGACGACGCGCCGTTCTATCGGTGGTTCACCGACGGCGAGTTGAATGCCTCCTACAACTGTCTGGATCGCCACGTCGAGAACGGTGCGAAGAATCGGGCGGCGATCAAGTGGGAGGGCGAACTCGGGGAAACTCGAACGTATACCTACAGCGACCTGCTGTACGAGGTCGAGGCGTTTGCCGCCTCGTTGCGGGAGCTAGGCGTCCAGGAGGACGACGTCGTCACGCTCTACCTGCCGATGATTCCGGAGCTACCCATCGCGATGCTCGCGTGTGCCCGCATCGGCGCGCCCCACTCGGTGGTGTTCGCTGGCTTCTCCGCCGACGCGCTCGCGACCCGGATGAACGCCGCCGACAGCGAGTACCTCGTCACCTGCGACGGCTACTACCGGCGCGGTGATCCATTGAACCACAAGGAGAAGGCGGACAAGGGGCTTCGCGGCGTCGATCACGACGTCGAGACGGTCGTCGTCGACCGTCTCGGCGACGAACTGAACCACTTCCTCGGCGCCAACGCCCACGATTACGAGGAACTGGTCGACGCACACGAAGGCGAGACGGTCGAGCCGGTCTCGCGCGATGCGGAGGACATGCTGTTCCTGATGTACACTTCGGGCACCACCGGTCAGCCAAAGGGGGTGAAACACACCACGGGGGGCTATCTGTCGTACGCCGCCTGGACTTCTCACGCCGTCCTGGACGTCAAACCCGAGGACACCTACTGGTGTGCAGCGGACATCGGCTGGATTACGGGGCATTCGTACATCGTCTACGGCCCCCTGGCACTCGGGACGACTACCGTGATGTACGAGGGGACGCCCGACTACCCCGAGAAGGACCGGCTGTGGGAACTCGTCGAGAAGAACGACGTCGACATCTTCTACACCGCCCCCACCGCCATCCGGGCGTTCATGAAGTGGGGCAAACAGTATCCCGATCAACACGACCTCTCCTCGCTTCGGCTTCTGGGCACCGTGGGCGAACCGATCAACCCGCGGGCGTGGCAGTGGTACTACGATCACATCGGCGACGGCGAGTGTCCTATCATCGACACCTGGTGGCAAACGGAGACGGGCGGGATGATGATCACCACCCTCCCCGGCATCGGGGAGATGAAACCCGGCTCGGCCGGGCCACCCTTGCCGGGTATCGACGCCCGCATCGTTGACGCCAGCGGCGACCAGGTCGAGGCGGGCAACGCCGGCTACCTTACGGTGAATAATCCGTGGCCGGGGATGCTGCGCACGCTGTACAACAACGACGAGCGCTTCCTCTCCGAGTACTGGCAGGAGTACTCCGACGAGGAAAGCGACGAGTGGGTGTACTTCCCCGAAGACGGCGCGAAAATCGACGACGACGGCTACATCACCATCCTCGGGCGCGTCGACGACGTCATCAACGTCTCCGGGCACCGCCTGGGCACGATGGAAATCGAGAGCGCCATCGTCGGCGTCGAGGGCGTCGCCGAAGCCGCCGTCGTCGGTGGCGACCACGACATCAAAGGCGAAGCCGTCTACGCCTACGTCATCCTCGAGGACGATGCCAACGCGACCGACTCGATGCGCGACCGAATTATCGAGGGGGTAGAAGACGCCATCGGGCCCATCGCTCGACCCGAAGAGGTCATCGTCACCCCCGAACTCCCCAAAACCCGTTCGGGCAAGATCATGCGTCGCCTGCTCGAGGACATCGCCTCGGGCAACGAACTTGGCGACACCTCGACGCTCCGGAACCCGGACGTCGTCGAGGACATCGCTGCCCAGGTTGGGGACGACTGA
- a CDS encoding MTH865 family protein, with protein MADEDELREQFTEAFEGADYPISSPMDLVPALPNGPGTKFESGDFSMTAMELNTKLSGGDFPYENVDAFVDDVMEKLKARDEI; from the coding sequence ATGGCAGACGAAGACGAACTTCGCGAGCAGTTTACCGAGGCGTTCGAAGGCGCAGACTACCCCATCTCGAGCCCGATGGACCTCGTACCCGCCCTACCGAACGGGCCGGGAACGAAGTTCGAGTCCGGTGACTTCTCTATGACGGCGATGGAGCTGAACACGAAGCTCTCGGGCGGTGACTTCCCCTACGAGAACGTCGACGCCTTCGTCGACGACGTCATGGAGAAGCTGAAGGCCCGGGACGAGATCTAA